CGCCTGTATGGTTACACCGTAACGCTGGGATATATGCCATAAGGTTTCACCGCGCTGGATCGTGTGTCGTGTGGCGGGAATGCGGAGTACGGTCCCAGGGTAGATAAGGGCAGGGTTGGTTATAGCATTAGCCCGGATGATGGCATCTGCGGTCGTCCCGTAACGCTGGGCAATTGACCATAATGCTTCACCGGATCGAACTGAATGGAATGTATCATGAGATGGAATAAGCAAGGCCTGGCCAACGACCAGCTGGTTTGGGTTTTCAAGACCGTTAATATCAGTAATCTGTGGAATTGTCACTTGATATCTGTTTGCGATTTGCCACAGTGATTCACCTCTTTGGACAACATGAATGATCATTATGAACCTCCCTCAGGAAAAAGTCCTACAATATGCTATGAGAAAAACAAGGATTATATGTTGAGGGATGAAGTTTTATTCTCCGTAAATGCCTAAAAGCGAGCGTTGCTAAGGAGGAGAATGCTTATTTCTGGCATAACTAAAAAATTTTGCTTTGGAAGATAAAGGGGATATGTGAATGGAATTATGGGAAGGTTCAGCTGGTGTATGCAAAAACGGACATGGGGAAATACTGATGGTCCTGCAGGGGAAAAAGGACGAAGAAAAACTATGGGCAGTACCTGCAGGCGGTAAGGAAACCGGCGAGACTTTCGAGCAGTGCTGCATCAGGGAAGTGCTGGAGGAAACCGGATATGAAGCAGAAATCGTCCGTCAGCTTTTTATGAAAACTGGCGTCATTTCCGGAGTGGAAGTCAAGGTTCAGTACTTCGAGATAAAAGTAACCGGAGGAGATAGCAAAATTCAGGATCCTGACGGGCTGATCCATGAAATTGCCTGGAAAAAGGTGAGTGAGATGAGCGAATTAGATTTTGGTTTTAAAGAAGATAGGGAGTTTCTGATGAAGTTTACTGGCAGCCTTCAGGTTTAAGGCGTAAAAAAACGCATGGTTTACTCTCCATGCGTTTTCATCTATTTTAAACTAGTTTTTCAAGGTTTACTCGCTTGTGAATCGCAAGCATAACAGGAATGCCTACAGCCATTACCGTGAACTCACCTGCAGCCGTTGTCAGCCATGTGAACCAGAATGGCAATTGGAATGCCAGGTTCAGTTCAATTGCAATCAGGAACATCGTGAAGGTGAAGACCATTGTATTCACGATCATGCGGCCGATGATGCTTTTTATATATTTTGCTGTGAAAATAGTAATCAGCAAGGATATCACAGACTGGCCAACTCCAAAGACAAGGTCGTATGCGACCATTGGCGAAAAAAGCAGATTGGTTAAAAATACACCCAATACGATTCCAAAGAAATATTTCTTATTGAAAACAATTAAGTGGTTGAACATTTCCGATACGCGGAATTGCACATTTGTGAAGCCAAATGGCTGTATGACGGCAGAAACGGCTATATATAAGGCAGCCAGAATCCCGTTCCGGACAATCGTTCTCGTATTCATTTTTCATCTCTCCTAGTTTTTTTACGTGGGATGGTTACGAACCACGTTATTTAAAAGCCAGTTTTATATTATATAGGATAAAGGACCTTCTCACAATATATTTTATTAGAATAATAGTTGGGGTTTGCTATAAATTTCGGGTCGATGGAAAACTAAAGAAACAAAATACGCCCAAGTAGGTTCATCTGGGCGTCATTTCAGTTCTTATTCACTTGGTATTGTCGCTTCTTCATCGTTGACAACCATCCAGGATACGATGGTTGTGCTATCACGTACATTGTTATCTTGAATTCTTTTAAGCAGTTTTCTTACTCCATCTTTGTTGGACGAATGAGAGAATTCATTAAAAATGGCTTTTGGGTCTATGTAGGGCTCCCCTGGGCACTCTACCAGTCCATCCGTTGTCATGATGAGATGATTCACGCCTTTTCGCATTTCCTTTGTTCCGTTGCTGAAGCAAGGAACAGCTAGACTAAAGGTGTTTACTTGACCAATCCATTCAAAAAAATGGCGCTGGTTTACTTGATATTGGCCAAGTGAGGAAAGTTCGGGATGGTGCAAGTAGAATAGACAGTCGCCAACAGAAAACCACCAGCAGTAATTGCCTTTCCTGGCGACAATCAAGCAGGCAGTTTCTCCTTTAATTCTCTTGCAATCCTCTAAAAACTGCTTACTTTGAAAAAGGTTAAGGGTAAAACGTTCCAAACTTCGGAAAGCTTCATTTATAGATAGGGAGAGGAAACTTCTTATTTTACCCTTTTGTTGCCTGAAGGCTTCAACAATGAGTTCAGCACTTTCGGCACTAGTGTGGGCATCTAATAGAATCACAAACTCCCAATTCTGTAGAGGATTTGTCAAAATGAAGCAGCCATCCTCATTTTTGTATTGGCCTGCACTGGAATTCCCTCCGTACTGGCCAATGACAATATTCCCAAGTTGAACTATATTTGGGTGGTCCACAAAACCTTCCTCGTTTCCTACCCAATTGAAATCTTGATTTATGTTCATAAGTTTTCGCCTTTCTCTGGAATATCGATCATTCTGCTAGAATGGAAAAACACAAATCCAATCCATAATACTTACATATCTCGTTTTAAAGATTCTTTATTTTAAAATATATCACAGGATTGTTATAATTTGGTGATAAGAACTTAGGCTACTTTAGATAAAGGGGTTATGCAAATGTTTAAAAGAGATATCAAGAACCATTGGACCGTTCAATATGAAGAGAGAGGGATGCCGCACGTCCAGGCAGGGTTAGTACTTAATCCGCAAAACTGGAGGGAGCTGGATCCTTTCATTTTAATGGCGGAGGACTGGTTTAAGCGAGGGACGTTTTCCGATCATCCACATCGCGGTTTCCAGACAATCACATATATCATTGACGGCAGGCTTGAGCACATTGACAACCATGGTGGTCACAGTATCCTGGAATCTGGTGATATCCAGTACATGAACGCCGGTAGCGGTGCGCGGCATGCTGAAGAGGCAGTGGACAATGATATAGCACATACACTGCAGCTCTGGCTGAACTTACCTAGGGAGTTGAAAGGCACGACCACTTCTTATCAAAACGTATATTCAGAAAATGCACCTGTTGTACAGTTTGAAGGCGGTACATTAAAGGTGTATTCAGGTGAAACAGCTGGAGTGAAAGGGCCACTCGAACCATTAGTGCCTTTTACGCTATCAGAAATTAAGCTGACTGAGGGGGCGGAGTTTCCTTATGAATTACCGGAAGAACATAATGCGTTCCTTTATGTACTTTCAGGTGACATTGATGCCGGCTCAAGCCAGACAAACCTCCAAAAATCTTCAGCAGCGACTTTGACTTTTAATGACGGAGGTGAAGGTACAAGCGGACTAATGCTGAAAGCGAATAAGCGATCAAGAGTATTGGTATATTCCGGGAAGCCAATCAAAGAGGAAGTGGTGGCCTACGGACCGTTTGTTATGAATTCGATGGAAGAGATTCGCCAGGCTTACCGTGATTATCAGGAAGGGAAGTTCGGCGAGGCAGCTGAATAATTATAAGTTTTTAAAATTTCTATTTCTTTTTCCCTGTCGAAAAAGTAAGATTAAAGTAGAATTAAAATCCGATAATGGCAAACCCAGAGAAATCTGGGGGCGCAAAGCTACAGGGGCTAAAGTCATTGACCATGCCAGCCAGTTGCCGAAGATTCACATAGCTTGTGTATGTGCTGCTCTTCGGACAGCACTTTTTTTGTCGATTTTAATTCCAATATAGTATTAAGTGGGGGTATTGGAATGAAGAAGCTTTTAGCATCAACAATTTTGACCGGAGTGCTAGCTTTTGGAACGGGAGTCTCTGCAGATGAGCTAGTCGAAACAGTGGATCCGGGAACGACGCCTGATGAATTTTTATTTACGTTTGACCAATTATTTGAGGAATTGAAGCTTCTAGTAACTTTCGATGATGAAAAAGAAGCCCAGCTTCTACTTGAATTCGCAAACGAGAGATTGGCTGAAGCTACAGCGATGTCAACTGAAGAAAAAGCAGAATTCGTTCAACAAGCATTTGAAGAATATTTAGAGGCTCTTGAGGCAGCTGAAGAGAAGGTCACAGAAGTAATTGTAGAAGAAGAGACTGATTCTGAAGGTGAAGACGAACTGACAGAAGAGCTGGAAAACGTTTCTGAAGTTGAGGATGAGTTGACTGAAGACCTGGAAGATGAGCTGAAGGAAGAGGTTGAAGAAGCAACGGAACAAGCGAAGGTCGTTGCAAATGTAGTGAAGGATCTGGATCAGGAAATGGTTTCCCAGCTGCGGGAACAGGAGT
This window of the Mesobacillus jeotgali genome carries:
- a CDS encoding NUDIX hydrolase, whose protein sequence is MELWEGSAGVCKNGHGEILMVLQGKKDEEKLWAVPAGGKETGETFEQCCIREVLEETGYEAEIVRQLFMKTGVISGVEVKVQYFEIKVTGGDSKIQDPDGLIHEIAWKKVSEMSELDFGFKEDREFLMKFTGSLQV
- a CDS encoding QueT transporter family protein; its protein translation is MNTRTIVRNGILAALYIAVSAVIQPFGFTNVQFRVSEMFNHLIVFNKKYFFGIVLGVFLTNLLFSPMVAYDLVFGVGQSVISLLITIFTAKYIKSIIGRMIVNTMVFTFTMFLIAIELNLAFQLPFWFTWLTTAAGEFTVMAVGIPVMLAIHKRVNLEKLV
- a CDS encoding protein phosphatase 2C domain-containing protein, translated to MNINQDFNWVGNEEGFVDHPNIVQLGNIVIGQYGGNSSAGQYKNEDGCFILTNPLQNWEFVILLDAHTSAESAELIVEAFRQQKGKIRSFLSLSINEAFRSLERFTLNLFQSKQFLEDCKRIKGETACLIVARKGNYCWWFSVGDCLFYLHHPELSSLGQYQVNQRHFFEWIGQVNTFSLAVPCFSNGTKEMRKGVNHLIMTTDGLVECPGEPYIDPKAIFNEFSHSSNKDGVRKLLKRIQDNNVRDSTTIVSWMVVNDEEATIPSE
- a CDS encoding pirin family protein gives rise to the protein MFKRDIKNHWTVQYEERGMPHVQAGLVLNPQNWRELDPFILMAEDWFKRGTFSDHPHRGFQTITYIIDGRLEHIDNHGGHSILESGDIQYMNAGSGARHAEEAVDNDIAHTLQLWLNLPRELKGTTTSYQNVYSENAPVVQFEGGTLKVYSGETAGVKGPLEPLVPFTLSEIKLTEGAEFPYELPEEHNAFLYVLSGDIDAGSSQTNLQKSSAATLTFNDGGEGTSGLMLKANKRSRVLVYSGKPIKEEVVAYGPFVMNSMEEIRQAYRDYQEGKFGEAAE